One region of Chlamydia psittaci 6BC genomic DNA includes:
- a CDS encoding S49 family peptidase — protein sequence MKTFWHFVSKGFLSILGLSLGVVLAIFVTLMLVVSTAGMNDAQFVNMPDAKGEVKDIGKDAPIIAVLEMKDVIASSKHTAKIIQDAITTLDSAPYKDRVKGIIIDMDCPGGEVFEISRVYSIIQFWKQRTQCPVYVFVNGLCASGGYYVACAADKIYSTSSSLIGSVGVLSGPYFNVKEGLSRYGVQSDLLIAGKDKAPMNPYTEWTAKDREIRQEIIDYLYGQFVDVVVTNRPRLTKDKLVSVLGARLYSPEKALEEGYIDVANVTKQQVLQDLVADCKIENNYRVIGLGSDGWLKKVMSSITNSPVITGKIQHELLPSLDNSISTFYYLDS from the coding sequence ATGAAAACGTTTTGGCATTTTGTGTCTAAGGGCTTCCTATCAATCCTAGGTTTATCTCTAGGTGTAGTTCTTGCCATCTTTGTTACTTTAATGTTGGTTGTTTCTACCGCTGGAATGAATGACGCGCAATTTGTGAATATGCCTGACGCTAAGGGAGAGGTCAAAGATATAGGCAAAGATGCCCCGATTATTGCTGTATTGGAAATGAAGGATGTTATCGCTTCTAGCAAACATACAGCAAAAATCATTCAAGATGCGATTACAACATTAGATTCCGCACCATACAAAGACAGAGTGAAGGGGATAATCATTGATATGGACTGCCCTGGAGGCGAGGTATTCGAAATTTCTCGAGTATATTCAATAATCCAGTTTTGGAAGCAGCGTACTCAATGTCCTGTTTACGTTTTTGTAAACGGTCTTTGTGCTTCCGGTGGTTATTATGTTGCTTGTGCTGCGGATAAAATTTATTCTACATCGTCTTCTTTAATAGGGTCTGTAGGAGTGCTTTCAGGACCATATTTTAATGTAAAAGAAGGTTTATCTCGTTATGGTGTGCAAAGCGATTTGCTTATAGCTGGGAAAGATAAAGCTCCTATGAATCCTTATACAGAGTGGACAGCTAAAGATCGTGAAATTCGTCAAGAAATTATAGATTATCTTTATGGTCAATTTGTTGATGTTGTGGTAACCAATCGTCCACGATTAACTAAAGATAAGCTTGTGAGTGTGTTAGGCGCCCGTTTATATTCACCCGAAAAAGCTTTAGAAGAAGGTTACATTGATGTGGCGAATGTAACTAAACAACAAGTGTTACAAGATTTAGTAGCCGATTGCAAAATTGAAAATAACTACCGTGTGATCGGTTTAGGCAGTGATGGCTGGTTGAAGAAAGTTATGTCATCAATAACGAACAGCCCTGTAATCACAGGAAAGATTCAACATGAGTTACTCCCAAGTTTAGATAATTCCATAAGTACATTTTACTACTTAGATTCGTGA
- the npt2 gene encoding NTP/H+ exchange transporter Npt2: MQSSEMKPFSRLRAYFCPIYRSEFPKFIPLFWLAFFVGFNYCLLKSMKDTLVVVGSDAGAEVIPFLKVWGIVPGAVIVTMVYGWLSNRCPRDTVFYSFIGTFLGFFFLFAVVIYPMGDAIHLHSVADRLQELLPQGLRGFIVMIRYWSYSLYYVMSELWSSVILSTLFWGLANEVTSIKEAGRFYALINTGLNLSSVFAGEISYWMGKHTFFVFPFVKDKWHEVMLNLTMLIVLAGLSMIWLYRKVHLLTKHTYNFSAYSSSEPVTEELSQVEESVASAKAKKKTKAKAKNLFLYLIRSRYLLGLAIIVLSYNLVIHLFEVVWKDQVSQIYSSHVEFNSYMSRITTLIGIVSVLAAIFLTGQSIRKWGWTVGALTTPIVMLVTGVLFFGAIFAVKRDVMIFGGLFNTAPMVIAAWIGGMQNVFSRAAKFTFFDQTKEMAFVPLPNDQKNFGKAAIDGVVSRIGKSGGSLIYQGLLIIFSSVAASLNVIAVVLLLIMIVWIAVVAFIGREYNIKEAAAVAASLDADPMVSDVAISKTTGENSNQEEVATL; the protein is encoded by the coding sequence ATGCAGTCATCAGAGATGAAACCCTTTTCAAGACTGCGGGCGTACTTCTGCCCCATATATCGATCAGAATTTCCAAAATTTATTCCTCTTTTCTGGCTAGCCTTTTTCGTAGGATTTAATTATTGCCTCCTGAAAAGTATGAAAGATACTTTAGTGGTGGTAGGGTCTGACGCGGGTGCGGAAGTTATACCGTTCTTGAAAGTTTGGGGGATAGTGCCCGGAGCCGTTATCGTTACTATGGTTTACGGTTGGTTAAGTAATCGGTGTCCAAGAGACACCGTTTTTTATTCCTTCATAGGCACTTTTCTAGGTTTCTTTTTCTTATTTGCCGTAGTTATTTATCCGATGGGGGATGCTATACACTTGCATTCTGTTGCGGATAGATTACAAGAATTACTGCCACAAGGACTTCGTGGGTTTATTGTCATGATTCGCTATTGGAGCTATAGCCTCTACTATGTCATGTCAGAACTGTGGAGTTCGGTAATTCTTTCAACCCTCTTTTGGGGGTTAGCTAATGAAGTAACTAGTATAAAGGAAGCAGGACGGTTTTACGCATTAATTAATACGGGGTTAAATCTATCTTCCGTATTTGCCGGAGAGATTTCCTATTGGATGGGAAAACACACGTTCTTTGTTTTTCCTTTCGTAAAGGATAAGTGGCACGAGGTTATGCTAAACCTCACCATGTTAATCGTTTTAGCTGGATTAAGTATGATCTGGCTGTATAGAAAAGTTCACCTTCTCACAAAACATACCTATAATTTCTCAGCTTATTCATCTTCAGAACCTGTAACAGAAGAACTGTCGCAAGTTGAAGAGAGTGTAGCGAGTGCAAAGGCTAAGAAAAAGACGAAAGCTAAAGCGAAGAATCTTTTCCTTTACCTTATTCGTTCTCGATACTTGTTAGGTCTTGCGATTATAGTTTTATCCTACAACCTTGTTATTCACCTATTCGAAGTTGTTTGGAAAGATCAAGTTAGCCAAATCTATAGTTCCCATGTTGAATTCAATAGCTATATGAGTAGGATTACTACTTTGATAGGGATTGTCTCCGTCTTGGCGGCTATTTTCCTTACTGGACAAAGTATCCGGAAGTGGGGTTGGACAGTAGGAGCATTGACTACACCAATAGTTATGTTGGTCACAGGCGTTTTGTTCTTTGGAGCTATATTTGCTGTGAAGAGAGATGTTATGATCTTTGGTGGTCTTTTCAATACGGCGCCTATGGTGATAGCTGCGTGGATAGGTGGTATGCAAAACGTATTTTCTCGTGCCGCTAAATTCACATTCTTTGATCAAACTAAGGAAATGGCTTTTGTTCCCTTGCCTAATGATCAGAAGAACTTTGGTAAGGCTGCTATTGACGGCGTTGTATCTCGGATAGGGAAATCAGGAGGCTCGTTGATTTATCAGGGGCTTTTGATTATCTTTTCATCTGTTGCAGCAAGTCTCAATGTGATTGCTGTAGTACTTCTTTTAATTATGATTGTTTGGATAGCTGTTGTTGCTTTCATAGGAAGAGAGTACAACATTAAAGAAGCTGCTGCTGTTGCTGCGAGTTTAGATGCAGATCCCATGGTATCAGATGTGGCTATCAGTAAGACTACTGGAGAAAATTCTAATCAAGAAGAAGTAGCTACGCTATAA
- the glgC gene encoding glucose-1-phosphate adenylyltransferase, protein MIENDFQGYPSSYQVSHFYRDKVGVIVLCGGEGRRLSPLTCWRCKPTVSFGGRYKLIDVPISHAIASGFSKIFVIGQYLTYTLQQHLMKTYFYHGVLQDQIHLLAPEVRDGSQVWYKGTADAIRQNLLYLEDTEIEYFLVLSGDQLYNMDFRRIVDYALYAQSDMVIVAQPIQEKDASRMGVLQIDKDGNLLDFYEKPQEEEILKRFRLSPTDCRRHKLDPQHGNFLGNMGIYLFRRESLFQLLLEEQGDDFGKHLIQAQIKRGTVKTFLYDGYWTDIGTIESYYEANIALTQRPKPQVRGLNCYDDRGMIYSKNHHLPGTIVSDSMISNSLLCEGAVIDSSKVSHSVVGIRGVIGKNSVIDHSVVMGNDRYGNTLQTPLGIGDNCEIYKTIIDENCRIGNGVKLTNIKGYKDYDSPDGKLVVRDGIIIIPRGTRIPNNYIF, encoded by the coding sequence ATGATAGAAAATGATTTTCAGGGCTATCCCTCAAGTTATCAAGTTTCTCATTTTTATCGAGATAAGGTTGGTGTTATTGTTTTATGTGGTGGAGAAGGAAGAAGACTATCTCCTCTCACATGTTGGCGTTGTAAACCAACTGTATCTTTTGGGGGCAGGTATAAATTAATCGATGTGCCTATTTCACACGCTATAGCTTCGGGATTTTCTAAGATTTTTGTGATAGGTCAGTATCTTACCTATACTTTACAACAGCACCTCATGAAGACCTATTTTTACCACGGTGTACTTCAAGATCAGATACATCTCCTTGCTCCTGAGGTCCGAGATGGGAGTCAAGTGTGGTATAAGGGGACTGCAGATGCTATCCGTCAAAATCTTCTCTATCTGGAAGATACAGAGATAGAGTATTTTCTAGTCTTGTCCGGAGATCAACTATACAATATGGATTTCCGTAGGATAGTAGATTACGCTTTGTATGCACAGTCAGACATGGTAATCGTTGCTCAGCCAATACAAGAAAAAGATGCCTCGAGAATGGGGGTTTTACAAATAGATAAAGATGGAAATCTTTTAGATTTCTATGAAAAACCTCAGGAAGAAGAGATCCTAAAGCGTTTCCGTCTCTCGCCAACAGATTGTCGTAGACATAAGCTAGATCCTCAACACGGCAATTTTTTAGGGAATATGGGCATCTACCTTTTTCGAAGAGAAAGTCTGTTCCAACTACTCCTAGAAGAGCAAGGTGATGACTTTGGTAAGCATCTTATTCAAGCACAAATAAAACGAGGAACTGTAAAAACCTTTCTTTATGATGGGTATTGGACGGATATCGGTACCATCGAATCTTATTACGAAGCAAATATCGCTTTAACTCAAAGGCCAAAACCTCAAGTTCGTGGATTGAACTGTTACGACGATAGAGGAATGATCTATAGTAAAAATCATCACCTCCCTGGGACTATAGTTTCTGATTCTATGATTTCGAATTCTTTGCTTTGTGAAGGTGCAGTTATCGATTCTAGTAAGGTATCTCATAGTGTTGTGGGAATTCGTGGCGTGATAGGAAAAAATTCTGTTATCGACCATTCTGTTGTTATGGGGAATGACCGCTATGGGAACACGTTGCAGACTCCTTTAGGTATAGGCGATAATTGTGAGATTTATAAAACAATTATTGATGAGAACTGTAGGATCGGCAACGGAGTGAAATTGACGAATATTAAAGGATATAAAGATTATGATTCTCCAGATGGGAAGCTAGTTGTTAGGGACGGTATTATTATCATTCCTCGGGGAACGAGAATTCCTAATAATTATATCTTTTGA
- a CDS encoding orotate phosphoribosyltransferase: MMSFEEKQLRDHAVINLYRIGAIQFGDFNLSDGQKTPIYVDMRLVISCPSVLQTIASLIWRLRPSFNSSLLCGVPYTALALATCISLKYNISMVLRRKELKHPNQTDRIKVEGLFSPGQTCLVINDVVASGQSILETAKALEDEGLNIRESLVFLDRQVGGADALKDAGIKLRSVFTLGELVRSLLDKCELKEADAAIASALLESL; this comes from the coding sequence ATGATGAGCTTTGAAGAAAAGCAACTTCGTGATCATGCTGTGATTAACCTATATCGTATAGGAGCAATACAATTCGGTGACTTCAATCTATCCGATGGTCAAAAAACTCCGATTTATGTCGATATGCGTCTAGTTATTTCTTGTCCCAGTGTTTTACAAACTATAGCTTCTTTGATTTGGCGCCTACGCCCTTCTTTTAATAGTAGCTTATTATGTGGTGTCCCTTACACTGCTCTTGCTTTAGCTACTTGCATATCTCTGAAATACAATATCTCTATGGTATTGAGGAGGAAAGAACTAAAACATCCGAACCAAACAGATAGAATAAAAGTTGAAGGACTGTTTTCTCCTGGACAAACATGCTTAGTAATTAACGATGTTGTCGCTTCAGGTCAGTCAATTTTAGAAACTGCTAAGGCCTTAGAAGATGAAGGTTTAAATATTCGAGAATCTTTGGTTTTTCTAGATCGACAGGTCGGGGGAGCTGATGCCTTAAAAGATGCAGGGATAAAATTACGATCAGTATTTACTCTTGGAGAATTAGTCCGGTCTTTACTTGACAAATGCGAATTGAAAGAAGCGGACGCAGCCATAGCTTCTGCACTTTTAGAAAGTTTATAA
- the polA gene encoding DNA polymerase I, whose translation MRKIFILDASGFVFRAYFALPDMKNSSGEGTQAVFGFIRSINKLIKEFSPNHMVAVFDGPNNKQSRREIYADYKIHREKKDENLYQQIPIVKEYCNLLGLRYLEIEDVEADDVIASITKRAVAEGYEVCLCTADKDLLQLVGPNVVALNPWKDKPPIDENGVVDIYGVPPSRIADYLALVGDTSDNIPGVSGCGPKKATALLQKYHSVEGILEHLDELTGSTHKMISEQKDVLLLSKDLAVLNNNIPLPMSISGFEFPLHQVRQEEINTFYMRHGFKTLVQPVEETSNIDVEIINSSQPLVRVLSTLQGKSVAFSVGYKGNFLPSLTLMGVALACDEQVYYVDIEHAQDDVITPLKDFFKRKDTEFYGYNIKRDHHALKNAGIHIDNITLDLALAEHLINGGAKISYQTLLVDHGLMESAGKYGKEWGQLSLPILKSPAKPAEYFGEFVSHLPKIKKSLLEELKIKGVEDLFFNMEMPLENVLFTIERNGMPLDVEDLQELERTLSEELAILTDDIYTLAGASFNIKSPKQLSDVLYNKLGLTPIDKARSTKAEVLEALLGEHEIVEKILAFRAIEKLLSTYVKALPRQIDPHTSRIHPTFNQMGTVTGRLACQDPNLQNIPIRSERGRLLRKAFRDTRQNNYFLSADYSQIELRFLAHLSQDESLKLAFESREDVHTFTASQVFHVPLEEVTKQQRMQAKTVNFGIIYGQQAYGLSKILKISVSEAQKLIDAYFDRYPAVARFIDETISQACENLRVKTLLGRERIIDNWTEFSNSRAASGRLAVNTRIQGSAAELIKLAMLQLADALEKRKLRSRMLLQIHDELIFEVPEEEKEEVQTLVRDIMESAMILSVPLVVNILIGKNWAEC comes from the coding sequence GTGAGAAAGATCTTTATTTTAGATGCTTCAGGATTTGTTTTTAGAGCATATTTTGCTCTCCCTGATATGAAAAATTCTTCAGGAGAAGGAACTCAGGCTGTTTTTGGCTTTATTCGTTCTATTAATAAATTAATCAAAGAATTCTCTCCTAATCATATGGTTGCTGTGTTTGATGGTCCAAACAACAAACAAAGTCGTAGAGAAATTTATGCTGATTACAAAATTCATCGGGAGAAAAAAGATGAAAATCTCTACCAACAAATCCCTATAGTTAAAGAATATTGTAATTTACTCGGGTTACGTTATTTAGAAATAGAAGACGTCGAAGCTGATGATGTTATAGCGAGTATCACAAAGCGAGCAGTTGCAGAGGGATATGAAGTTTGCCTATGTACTGCAGATAAAGATCTGCTTCAACTTGTAGGTCCGAACGTTGTTGCTTTGAATCCTTGGAAAGATAAGCCTCCTATCGATGAAAATGGTGTTGTAGATATCTATGGCGTCCCCCCGAGTAGAATAGCCGATTATCTCGCTTTGGTGGGGGATACCTCGGATAATATTCCTGGAGTATCCGGTTGTGGACCTAAAAAAGCTACAGCTCTGTTACAAAAATATCATTCTGTTGAAGGTATTTTGGAACATCTTGATGAATTGACAGGTTCCACTCATAAAATGATCTCCGAGCAAAAAGATGTATTGTTATTAAGCAAAGACCTCGCTGTATTAAATAACAATATACCTCTTCCTATGAGTATAAGTGGATTTGAGTTTCCTCTACATCAGGTGCGTCAGGAAGAAATCAATACCTTTTACATGCGTCATGGGTTTAAAACCTTAGTGCAACCAGTCGAGGAAACCTCCAACATAGACGTGGAGATAATTAATAGTAGTCAGCCATTAGTGCGTGTTTTGTCTACTTTACAGGGAAAGAGTGTCGCTTTTTCTGTGGGGTATAAGGGGAATTTTCTTCCCTCTCTTACATTAATGGGAGTCGCTTTAGCCTGCGATGAACAAGTTTATTACGTTGATATAGAACATGCTCAAGACGATGTTATCACGCCATTGAAAGATTTCTTTAAAAGAAAAGATACTGAATTTTATGGTTATAATATCAAAAGAGATCATCACGCGTTGAAAAATGCTGGTATTCACATTGATAATATCACCCTGGATTTAGCCTTGGCGGAACATTTGATCAACGGTGGAGCTAAGATTTCTTACCAAACACTTCTTGTTGATCACGGGTTAATGGAGTCTGCAGGTAAGTATGGAAAGGAATGGGGACAGTTAAGTCTCCCTATATTGAAATCTCCTGCCAAACCTGCCGAATATTTTGGAGAGTTTGTTTCTCATCTGCCTAAAATAAAAAAATCACTGTTAGAAGAATTAAAAATAAAAGGAGTCGAAGATCTATTTTTCAACATGGAAATGCCCCTAGAAAACGTCCTATTTACTATTGAAAGAAATGGGATGCCACTCGATGTGGAGGATCTTCAAGAGCTTGAGAGAACTTTGTCAGAGGAATTAGCTATTCTTACTGATGATATCTACACATTAGCTGGAGCTTCTTTTAATATTAAATCTCCTAAGCAGTTGTCGGATGTTTTATATAATAAATTGGGCCTGACGCCTATAGATAAAGCCCGGTCTACTAAGGCAGAAGTTTTGGAAGCCTTATTAGGAGAACACGAAATTGTTGAAAAAATTTTAGCATTTAGAGCTATTGAGAAGTTACTCTCTACCTATGTTAAAGCTTTACCTAGGCAAATAGATCCTCATACTTCTAGGATACACCCAACATTTAATCAGATGGGAACAGTAACAGGTAGATTAGCTTGTCAGGATCCAAATTTACAGAATATTCCTATACGCTCTGAGCGAGGTAGATTGTTAAGAAAAGCGTTCCGTGATACGCGTCAGAATAATTATTTTTTATCTGCAGATTATTCTCAAATTGAGTTAAGATTCCTGGCGCATTTGAGTCAAGATGAGTCGTTGAAGTTAGCGTTCGAGTCGCGGGAAGATGTGCACACATTTACAGCTTCTCAGGTATTTCATGTGCCTTTAGAAGAAGTCACCAAGCAACAGCGCATGCAAGCAAAAACTGTAAATTTTGGTATTATCTATGGGCAACAAGCTTATGGACTTTCTAAGATTCTAAAAATCAGTGTTTCTGAAGCTCAGAAGTTAATAGATGCATACTTTGATCGTTATCCTGCAGTAGCTCGTTTTATTGATGAAACGATAAGTCAAGCTTGTGAAAATTTGCGTGTAAAGACGTTGCTGGGACGAGAAAGAATAATTGATAATTGGACAGAGTTTTCTAACTCTCGTGCTGCTTCTGGTCGTCTTGCCGTTAACACCCGCATCCAAGGTAGCGCAGCTGAATTGATAAAATTAGCTATGCTACAGCTTGCTGATGCGCTGGAAAAACGCAAATTAAGAAGCCGTATGCTGTTACAAATACATGATGAATTGATCTTTGAAGTCCCTGAGGAAGAAAAAGAAGAAGTGCAAACTTTAGTGCGAGATATAATGGAATCTGCAATGATTTTATCTGTCCCATTAGTTGTGAATATCTTAATTGGAAAAAATTGGGCAGAATGTTAG
- a CDS encoding metallophosphoesterase: MQIYAIADLHLAIGVPEKTMEVFGQPWVSYHEKIRERWQKTVAPEDIVLLPGDISWAMHLEEAKEDFSFLGSLPGTKYMIRGNHDYWSSASGTKIAQALPENLYYLAQGFSIIQPNMAVVGVRLWDSPTIRIASQCFQSPLPEQAREYSEKDEKIFLRELGRLQRALDAVPKDIEQIIVMTHYPPISSDGSAGPVSQMLEADGRVSHCLFGHMHKVRTPLEGFGNIRTIEYKLVAADYIDFIPQVII, encoded by the coding sequence ATGCAGATATATGCTATAGCGGATTTACATTTGGCTATCGGAGTCCCAGAAAAGACCATGGAAGTTTTTGGTCAGCCTTGGGTTTCCTATCACGAAAAAATCCGTGAAAGATGGCAAAAGACAGTCGCACCCGAGGACATAGTTTTGCTTCCGGGAGACATTTCTTGGGCAATGCATCTTGAAGAAGCGAAAGAAGACTTCTCCTTTCTAGGATCTCTTCCAGGAACTAAGTACATGATTCGTGGGAATCATGATTATTGGAGTTCTGCATCAGGAACTAAAATAGCGCAAGCACTTCCTGAAAATTTATACTATCTAGCTCAAGGTTTTTCCATCATACAACCGAACATGGCTGTTGTAGGTGTAAGACTTTGGGATAGCCCCACTATAAGAATAGCTTCACAATGTTTCCAATCTCCACTTCCTGAACAAGCTCGGGAATATAGCGAGAAAGACGAGAAAATTTTCTTAAGAGAACTGGGAAGATTGCAAAGAGCTTTAGACGCTGTCCCTAAGGATATCGAGCAAATTATTGTTATGACACATTATCCACCCATCAGTAGTGATGGATCTGCAGGACCTGTCTCACAGATGCTAGAAGCTGATGGAAGAGTTTCTCATTGTCTGTTTGGTCATATGCATAAAGTACGTACCCCCTTAGAGGGATTTGGAAACATTCGTACTATAGAATATAAACTCGTGGCTGCTGATTATATAGATTTTATTCCTCAGGTTATAATTTGA
- the coaE gene encoding dephospho-CoA kinase (Dephospho-CoA kinase (CoaE) performs the final step in coenzyme A biosynthesis.), with protein MLELLKVSITGDLSSGKTEACRVFQELGAYVISADKVSHSFLVPHSHIGRRVIDLLGPEVVIDNTFDRKVIADKVFGNLDLLQALEAILHPEVCRIIEEQYCQVAKERKYPLFIAEVPLLYEIHYARWFDRVILITADENIRRERFTKKTNCSDLNFYQRCARFSSHEEKMMHADIIIENNGTKEELRHKVEEYFYALKGAL; from the coding sequence ATGTTAGAATTGCTAAAAGTTTCTATTACAGGGGATCTCTCTTCGGGAAAGACTGAGGCGTGTAGGGTTTTTCAAGAGTTGGGAGCCTATGTAATTAGTGCTGATAAAGTTTCGCATAGTTTCCTTGTTCCTCACTCGCATATAGGTCGTCGCGTTATAGATCTCCTGGGGCCAGAAGTTGTTATTGACAATACATTTGATAGAAAAGTCATAGCAGACAAAGTTTTTGGTAATTTAGATCTGCTGCAAGCTTTAGAAGCTATTTTACATCCTGAAGTTTGTCGAATTATTGAAGAGCAGTATTGTCAAGTCGCTAAAGAGCGAAAGTACCCTCTGTTCATTGCTGAGGTGCCTTTGTTGTACGAAATACATTATGCGAGATGGTTTGATCGTGTAATTCTAATTACAGCTGATGAGAATATTCGTAGGGAAAGGTTTACCAAAAAAACTAATTGTTCTGATTTAAATTTTTATCAGAGATGTGCACGGTTTTCTTCTCATGAGGAAAAAATGATGCACGCCGATATTATTATAGAAAATAACGGCACTAAAGAAGAGTTACGTCATAAAGTTGAAGAATATTTTTACGCTTTAAAGGGAGCATTATGA
- a CDS encoding CDP-alcohol phosphatidyltransferase family protein: protein MRQFCNLLSLSRVWLALFFYQEKIHLRLLIILGAMASDVLDGYLARRYKATSRFGSMLDPLTDKFFVFVCVAILYWERSLSPEHLLLIFARDIFLVLFAIYLSVVGGWRGYDYRALFFGKIFTVVQFIILLGVTAGVQIPVIGLAPLIVLGFLYFLERVIDYRKQCIH from the coding sequence ATGAGACAATTTTGTAACTTACTTTCTCTATCACGTGTATGGCTAGCTCTATTCTTCTACCAAGAAAAGATTCATCTACGTCTATTAATCATTTTGGGGGCCATGGCCAGTGATGTGTTAGATGGTTATCTTGCTCGTCGCTACAAAGCTACTAGTCGCTTTGGTTCCATGTTGGATCCTCTTACTGATAAATTCTTTGTGTTTGTCTGTGTAGCTATCCTTTATTGGGAAAGATCTCTTTCTCCTGAGCACCTCCTCCTTATTTTTGCTAGAGATATATTTCTTGTCTTATTTGCAATTTACCTTTCTGTTGTTGGAGGATGGAGGGGATACGATTACCGAGCTCTCTTTTTTGGGAAGATTTTCACAGTAGTTCAATTTATTATTTTACTTGGGGTCACCGCAGGTGTGCAGATTCCTGTAATCGGGCTAGCGCCACTGATTGTCCTTGGGTTTCTGTACTTTCTAGAGAGAGTAATAGATTACCGAAAACAGTGTATTCACTAG
- the rho gene encoding transcription termination factor Rho has product MGIEELNVLARQYGVKNIGSLTKSQVVFEIVKAKSERSDELLIGEGVLEVLPDGFGFLRSPTYNYLPSAEDIYVSPAQIRRFDLKKGDTIIGTIRSPKEKEKYFALLKVDKINGSTPDKAKERVLFENLTPLYPNERIVMEMGKEHLAERVLDLTAPIGKGQRGLIVAPPRSGKTVILQSIAHAIAVNNPDIVLIVLLIDERPEEVTDMIRQVRGEVVASTFDEQPERHIQVAEMVIEKARRLVEHGKDVVILLDSITRLARAYNTVQPHSGKILTGGVDASALHKPKRFFGAARNIEGGGSLTILATALIDTGSRMDEVIFEEFKGTGNMELVLDRRLSDRRTYPAIDLIKSGTRKEELLYHPSELEKVYLFRQAIADLTAIDAMHLLLGRLKKTNSNAEFLLSLKE; this is encoded by the coding sequence ATGGGAATTGAAGAGCTTAATGTATTGGCTCGTCAATATGGAGTGAAGAACATCGGGTCTCTCACTAAATCTCAAGTGGTATTTGAGATCGTTAAAGCAAAGTCTGAACGTTCAGATGAGCTTTTAATCGGGGAAGGGGTTTTGGAAGTTCTTCCTGATGGGTTTGGCTTTTTAAGATCACCTACTTATAACTATCTCCCTTCTGCTGAAGATATTTATGTTTCCCCAGCTCAGATTCGCAGATTTGATTTAAAGAAGGGAGACACAATTATAGGCACCATACGTTCTCCAAAAGAGAAGGAAAAGTATTTTGCCTTATTAAAGGTAGATAAGATTAATGGATCTACCCCAGACAAAGCTAAGGAACGAGTTTTATTCGAAAACTTGACCCCTCTATACCCCAATGAAAGAATTGTTATGGAAATGGGGAAGGAGCACCTCGCTGAACGGGTGTTAGATCTTACGGCGCCCATAGGGAAAGGGCAACGGGGACTTATTGTAGCTCCTCCACGTTCTGGAAAGACAGTAATTTTACAGAGCATAGCGCACGCTATTGCAGTAAATAATCCTGATATTGTTCTCATTGTTTTGTTAATTGACGAGCGCCCAGAAGAAGTTACCGATATGATTCGACAGGTGCGTGGTGAAGTTGTTGCTTCTACGTTTGATGAGCAGCCTGAAAGACATATTCAAGTTGCAGAAATGGTTATAGAAAAGGCTCGACGTCTAGTTGAACACGGAAAGGATGTAGTGATTCTCCTCGATTCTATTACACGTTTAGCGCGAGCTTACAATACCGTGCAACCACATTCTGGGAAGATCTTAACAGGAGGCGTAGACGCGAGTGCTCTACATAAACCTAAGAGATTTTTCGGAGCAGCAAGAAATATCGAAGGTGGCGGATCGTTAACCATTTTAGCTACAGCGTTGATAGATACTGGTTCTAGAATGGATGAAGTCATTTTCGAGGAGTTCAAAGGTACAGGAAATATGGAACTGGTACTAGATCGTCGCCTTTCTGATCGAAGAACTTACCCTGCTATTGATCTTATTAAGAGTGGTACAAGAAAAGAAGAATTACTCTATCACCCTAGTGAATTAGAAAAAGTTTACCTTTTCCGACAGGCAATTGCTGATCTTACTGCTATTGACGCTATGCATCTGTTGTTAGGTAGATTAAAAAAGACAAATAGTAACGCAGAGTTTTTACTTTCTCTAAAAGAATAG